The genomic region CTGACTGAGTATAACTAATGGCCGTTCCTTCACTGGCACATCCGGGATATAGTGTAATCTTCATACTAGTGACCACCCTCCTTGGCGATTTCTGCGGCCCGATTTAACACCTCGCGTAATTTGCCAGGGTTTTTAACACCTTTAGGAGGTAACAATGGTAAGCGCCGGTGCAACATCATGCCTTTACCAACATCCTGCATATCTAAAGCCATTTTAACAAAATTACCCAAACCGATTTTTAAACCATAGTTCAGGGTAAGTCCGCCTTCCCAAATACGACCCCGTTTGAATACATCTTTGGCATACACTTCAGCCATTGCCTGGGAATTGTGTTTGATGCCATTTTCCACTGCCAAGTGTCTCAGGTCGTGCATCACATCCATCATCGGCACCCCGCGCGGACAACGGCAGGCACAGGTATAACAGGAAGTGCATAACCACATGGTGTTGGCCTTGAGCACCTCGTCCTTGGCACCGGCTCTAATCAATTGGATTATGCGTCTGGGAGATAGGTCCATTTTTTCTTTAAGGGCACAAGTGGTAGGACAAATCCCACACTGCATGCACATCTTAACCCATTTCCCGTTCTCCATTTGGTAAACTCTTTTGGTAAATTCCGGGTCGTATTTCCTTACAGAATTATCCTTTGCTGCAACTTCAGACATTCGCTTTCCCTCACTTCCCTTGGGCATTCTTCCATGCAGCATAACAATACTTGCTGCTGTTAAATTCGGATATTCGCAATTAACTAGTAAGCAAACGACCCAATTAATTTAGGATTGTGAATATCCGAACAGGAACCAACGCAAAAGTCCCCTGACACCTCCTTACCAAAGATATCAAAACCCAGAAACATATTAAAAATAAATTAATTTGTCAAGTAAATAAAAAGTAAAAATAAAAATCCTTGTTCTTTTAATCACTATATCATTACTTATTTTATGTTGACAAGTGTATTTTTATGGTGATTAAAATTCGGTTAGCCAACCATTTTGGATTAATTTAGCAGATATTGATGTAATTATGTCATAACCTTGTCAAATATTGTGTCAAGCATACGACAGAATTACGACTTAAATTCTTTTTATTCGTTATTCGCTATTAGAATTTGGAATCCTGCATTGGTACAAGCTAAAAAATCATTTTTTTAAACTACTATCTAAACTTAAATGTATACATTTATCATTTATTTATACCGATTTTTCCATCTTTATCCATCGTCAGTTAGTCAGATATTTGTTATAATTATAACTCAATAACATCTTAAGGAGATGAGCACGGGATGTTACAACCTGTAGAACTATACTCTGCTCTCGGAAAAGCGGATCAAAACAACTTTTTTCAAGAACTACAAAAAATATATGATAGCCTGCCACAAACCACCTGTGCCGGTTGTGCTACCTGTTGCAATTGGGGCAGCCCACCAGCTTTTTTCATTGAATATTTAAATATGTACAAATACCTGCGGGACAACCTAAAAGACAAATGGACGGAATTTCTGGAAAAGTCAACCGAATACTATTACCTGGAATTAGTAGACCCTAAACAAAAATGCCCCTTTTTAAACAGTGATAATAAATGTTCCATTTATCCGGTACGTCCTTTCACTTGCCGTTCCTTTGGCTTATTATCCAAAGAGGATTTTGAAACCGGTGACCGGGGTCTGCAGCAGCTAGCTAAAAAATATTGGGAAGATTATGGTATCAAAATTGCTGACGAGTTGGTTAATTCTGAGTTACCCTGGTGTGACAAAGTTGTGTCCGACCGCGGGTCTTATATCCCTAAAGTAGATTTGGCCGGTTTAGCCGTCCAAATAGCTAAACTTGACTATACCTTCTTTCCCCAGGAACTGGTGGATCAGGAAGGGACCTTACTCTCTTACCCTGCTCACCTGATGAATACGGTTTTAGGGACTGGGGCCCGCGCCCGTAAAATTAAAGTGATGAAGGAATTTAGTGACTTTGGCACCAAAAACCTGCTCAGCACCTTTATAGAAAAGGCTCGAACTTTCCAATTTTAAGGATTTCATAACCCTTCAGCCATTACTGAAGGGTTAGCTTGTTTGCAAAGCAGCAATACTATAAGAGGATTTAATGGTAATCTTTCAGCAGGATTTTAGCCTTTGTCGGAGAAAATATGCTAAGGAGGTGAAATTATGGCGAAAATTGACGCTGCTCTTGATTTGTGTGTAGAACTTGGTAAGGTTTTGGCCCAAACTGACGAATATAAAAATATGAAGCAAGCTGAAGCCAACCTGCTACATAATGAAGAGGCTCAAAAGCTAATGGAGGAACTGCAATCTTTGCAAATGCAGATCCAACGGAAAAAGTTAGCCGGTTTGGATTTAACTGAGGAAGATAAGAAAGTCATGCAAGAAACCGAGCAAAGGGCCCTGAAAAACCCGCTCATCAAGGCTTCCTTTGAGGCCCACGAAAAATTCCAGGGTATCATGAGCTTGGTTAGCACCAAGATTAGGGAAGGAATCCGGGGTATAGATCAACCGCCCGCTGACGAGGACGAAGAATAATGTCAAAAAATAGACTTCTTCAAAAAAATAGACTTCTGATGAAGTCTATTTTTTATTAATCACTGTTTAGGAGCCTCAAACTTATAACCTACTCCCCAAACCGTTTTTATTAGCTCCGGTTGGGCCGGATTCCGCTCGATTTTTCTTCTTAACCTTCTGATATGTACCGTTACTGTATCCTCATCGCCTTCGTATCGGCTTTCCCAAATTTGTTCCAGTAATTGTAAGCGAGAAAATACTTGATTAGGATGGGATGCCATTAACCAGAGTAAATCAAATTCTTTAGCCGTCAGACTTATTTCTTGTTCCCAAATACGCACCTGGCGGGTGGCAAGTTCAATATATACATGGGGGTAATTTAATATTTCCTGGCCTTTTTTGCGATCAGTGACACCTTTGCTGCGTCTTAAAACGGCTTTTACCCTTAAAGCTAATTCAGCTGGACTAAAGGGTTTGGTTTGGTAGTCATCTACACCCATTTTAAAGCCCACAATTTTATCCACCAGATCGTCCTTAGCGGACAATATGACAATAGGTACATCAGCAGCCCCTTTAATTTTTTGACAGGCCTCCAACCCATCCAGTTTAGGCATCATAATATCCAGTATTACCAGGTCAGGCTTCAGGGCACCGGCCATCCTGACGGCTTCTTCACCGTCCTGGGCAGCCACAACCCGGTATCCCTCCTGTTCCAGGCAATGAGTTACAATTTTTACAATCCTATGATCATCATCGGCAATTAATATGGTTCCGTTCATAGCTACCCCCTGATACATATCTGGTTAATCGATTAGAGTACGTTTGACATTAAGGTAATAAATTCCTGCAGAATTTGATAGTTTTTTATCCAGGTTCCAATCCAATACAGATTAGGCCTCCTACAATCATTAACGCCCCAACCAATTGAAATTTAGTAATACTCTCCCCCAAAAAGATAGCGCTTAAAATAATGGTAACCAGTGGCGATGTAGACATGATTAGTGTTACATTATTGATATTGCCGTATTTTAACGCCGCAAAATAAGCCAAGTCTCCCACCAAGGTGGCCAGGATGGCCTCTGCCCCGATAAAGAACCAAAGTCCCAGAGGGATTTGACCCAGTTGAAAGAAGGTTTTAGTACCGGCCAGATACCCTAATACCAAAGTGGCTGCCATCAAAGTCCGTAAACAGAGTACGGCAGCAGGTTCCACCTGGTATAAACCCAGCTTACCAAAAATAGGTGCAATTCCCCAACACAGCATGCCAAAAAAAGCCAAAAAAAGTACCATAATATTCCGCCCCCCCAAACTAAATATATGAGGCAGAATTAAAATTAATAGTATTTCTCCAAGAGTATAATTTTAAAAAAGGAAGTTAGGCCTCCATCTAGAAAATATATGTGAAATTAAAAGCCTACAAAACCGCCCATACTGTGGGGTTAAGTAAAATGACCATGTTATTCTAAAAATAAACATATTAGGTGATTTGTAGAAAAGTCAGTGCTTCAAAAGCGAAAAACGGCAATATCAAGAGATATTTGCAGTAATAAGTCAAAATATTGAGATAGGGTGGTGGTTAGCATGATTGAGGGAAGGGACGTAATCAGGGCTAAGAGGGAAGTTTTGCTGGAAGCATCCCCTCAACCGGCTATGCCAAGTGTTATTACCGGTGTTGAGGATAATATGTTTTGGGTTAGTCTACCTAAAGAAGGTAATCAGGTTTTAGTACTACAGGAAGGGCAAAAGATAAAAATCGGTGTTTCTTTGAGCAGGGGATTTTATCAATCTGAAACAACCGTGCTGGCCCTGGGTAAAAACAAAGACCAATTTTATGGACTGGCTATACCAAAGGAATTCAGCGAATCCCAGGAAAGAAGGTTTGTCCGGGCCCGCCATGCCACCAATGTTTTATTTAAGGCGGGAAGTCTGACTGCACAAACAGCTCTGGTCAATTTCTCTGCCGGTGGGGTAATGGTTTATTTAGTCCCCCAATTGACTAAAATTCTGCAATCAGGCCACAAAATTACCCTAACCTTAAACATCGATAACCTTTCCTTTGAACAGGAAGTAAAGTTGTCCTGGCAAAAGCAATATGCCAACATCCCCTTTGCCGGTTTTGAATTTGTTAACATATCCCCACAATTACAGGGGGTCCTGGCTGCTTTATCCATTAAATATACGGAGGGCAAATTATAAAACTTGTTCACCCGGTCATAATAATAACAAAACAAAGTGCGAGGTGCTTACCTATGGCCATTACACCGGGTGAAAGAACCCTTTACGCTTATTTTGCCAACCTGCCCAGAGCGCGCCAGGCCGCGGCTGCCCTGGAGGACAAAGGTTTTACCTTACCTGTCGTCGACCGCACTACCGGTTGGGATATGGGCACAGCCCTTTCCCAATCAACCCTGTACCCGGAAGGCACCGGTGAAATGTTAGCAGAAGTAAATTTTGACCGGTCTTATGTTTTGATTCTCCCAACCACCGATGATCAAGTAAACAAAGCCATACGAATTATTAGAGAACACGGCGGAATTGTTTAACATAGAAGGACGGACAGCAAGCAGCGCAGTCCGTCCTTTTTATTGCCTGTTTACTTTTCTGGGTCCCCTCTCGATAATACAGGGACTGGCATTATAACAGCTTAATCCTTTGGGTACGGTGATAACCTGACCGTCCGGGTTTTTAATGGTTACCCATGACCTGACAATCAGTCCCTCCATGCCCGGCATGACCACCCTCTCTTCTCCGGGGGCCAGAGAATAATTTTGCCGGTACTCCGTCCAGTATTTTGTTCTTTTAAGCACCTGGTGATGCCAGGTTACTGTGGGTGGTACCTTACTGCCATACAGGGCCATATACAGGGTATGGCCAACCTTCTGGGCCCAAATTACCACCGGTTGACCGGTGTCGTTTAAAAAGCGAAAATCCTTAACCCCATAATAAACAGTGGCATCCTGACCCGGCGGTACATAGGGAACGGTCATGGAATGGGCACTGCGCATAACCACCGGCATATTACTAAATGTAACAACATTATAGAGTAAAGAAGCAATTTTACATACTCCTCCACCAATGGTGGTGGTGACCTGGGTACCCGCATAGGTGGGACCGGCCCGGTAACCCCGCTGCTCAGTGTATGGTCCAATGGTATTGTTTTGGGAAAATATTTCACCTGGTTGGACCACTTTCCCGGCCAATAGGTCGGCTGCTAAGGCAATATTATACTCTTCACCCGGCAGGGGGTCATGCAAAGTAGCTTTATAAGCGGCCATACATATTTTCGCATTATATTTAGCGATGGTTGCTTTAAATTTAGTGTTTTCTTCCCAGGGCAGAGACCCTTGATAGGGCTTGTCCATCCCCTTAAATTGATTATATATATCATCAGCCTTAACCTCAGTTTCAACCCCGGGCGTAGTTAAGGAGCCATTACCTGCCGGTTGCCCGTAAACAAGGCCCAGGCTAAGTAGGCCGGTAATCATCAGTAAAATTATTAATGGATGTCTTTTCATGTCCGATGCCTCTCTCAGTAAACCTGATATTTAACCCGACAGTATTTTATTATGTACAGCTACCAGTTTAATATGAGGCATCTCCTTTATCATCTCTAAACGGGCAGAACAAAGCCGGTTTGTCCTTATAGGAAAACCGGCCTGAGTTAGCTGTATGCTTATGAATATTCAATGATGACTGTAATTCACCCTGGTTGCTAACTATCTTATATAAAATACTAAGTTCCGGCCTTTTTCCCTTCGACAATACCGGAGGTAATTAAATACTGGTGGAAGAAGTATTCACCGACCACTACAATTAAACCAAAGAGCAATATGGATGTGGTATTCAACCGTAAAGCTGCGGAGGCTAAGTCCATCAGCAAAAGCAGCCCCGCACCAAGGATACCGTCAGCCACAGAGGCAACTATATTGCCGTAGTTAGGCAGAATGTAGCGATCGCCCACAATATAATTGACCACTGTGCCCAGAATACCAGCCAGCAGTGCCCAGGTCCATGAGTTACCGGCAATTAGAGAAACCGCAATCCAGGCGGCCGCAAAAGTCATGACAAACTTAATAATCAGGGCAGTGGTAACCTTTCTCATTAAAACTCACCTCCTTTGGGGCAGTAGTAATTATAGTAATGCTGCGATTTTGCATTAATATGTATGGCAAAATAGGGTTAAGGATAAAGATAATATATTAAATTATGTTAAAATAAACTTATATAAATGATAAAACGGAGTGATTCTATGACATTAACAGAGGTAATCCAAAAAAGATACAGTGTCCGGGCCTATAAACCGGATCCTGTTCCTAATGATGTACTACAGCAGGTACTTGAGGCGGCTCGCCTGGCCCCCACCGCAGTTAACAAACAGCCATTTCAGTTTATTGTCATTCATACCCAGGGTAAAAAGGAAGAGTTAAAGCGTATTTACAGGGGAGACTTTTTTAGTGAGGCACCCATTGTTATTTGTGCCTGTGCTATCCCGGCCCAGGCCTGGTCACGCATGGATAAGAAAAATTATGCTATTGTGGACACTATCATTGCCATGGATCACTTAATTTTAAAAGCCACAGAACTTGGCCTGGGTACCTGCTGGGTAGCAGCTTTTAACCCCGCAGCTGTGCGGGACGTGCTGGGATTACCCGAGGATGTGGAGCCGGTAGTTTTTACACCATTGGGGTATCCGGCAGATACTCCCAAGGCTAAAATACGTAAGCCATTATCCGAACTGGTAAGATATGAGCATTGGTAATCGAACATGCAAAAACCCGGGCAGCTCCCGGGTTTTTGTTTTATGTTTCTATTCTTCGGATGTTACTTCTGGTGACTGTACCATCTGTTTTTCCGCGATATTCAAAACATAGTAGCTTACCACTACCAGAGCCAGGAATATTGCCCCTACCATTAAGGATAATCTGGTATCCGGGTTAAACCACATGCCCACCAACACAGCCAGCAGAAAAACAATGGTGACATAATTGGTCCAAGGGGATAAAGGCATCTTAAAGGGATGGTTTTTAATTTCATCCTTGCTTTCTTTCCTGAACCTGAGCTGGCTGATCAGCAAAACAAACCAGGGAACCATACCGGGCAAAATACTGGAGCTGTAAACATAAACAAATAATTTCTCCGAGCCGACATAATTCAATACCACTCCCACCAGCAGGCAGGCCAGGGTAACCATGATACTGTTAGCCGGTACCCCACTGGCAGAAACCCGGGCCAAAAATTTCGGCGCCTGGCCGTTAACAGCCAGTGTGTACAGCATTCTGCCCGCGCTGTAAATACCACTGTTACAGCCGGACATTGCCGCTGTAAGAACTACGAAGTTGATAATGGACGCGGCAGAGGTAATGCCAATTTTGGCGAAGGTTAAGACAAACGGACTACCCATTGATCCCACTTTGTCCCACGGATAAATGGTGACAATAACAAATATGGCCCCCACGTAAAAGATCAGAATACGCCAGATAATATTTTGAATGGCTTTGGTTAAGGTCTGCTGGGGATTTTTGGCTTCACCGGCTGTAATGCCAACCAGTTCTACCCCCTGGTAGGCAGCCACCACCAGGGAAAGGGCAAACAGGAACCCCTTCCAACCACCGGGGAAAAATCCATTGTGGGCATACAGGTTTTGTAGACCCAGGGGTTGACCGTGGTTGCCAAAACCGAAAAAGATTAGGCCGACTCCCACCAGGATCATAACCACAATAGTGGCTACTTTAATCAGGGCAAACCAAAATTCAAATTCACCGTAAAATTTAACCGAGATCAAGTTAGCGGCACCAATCAAAGCTATCCCCACTAAGCCCGGTATCCACTGCGGCAGGTCGGGAAACCAGAATTTCATGTAAATACCAACCGCTGTAATCTCCGCCATTCCCACTGTTACCCAGAGGAACCAGTAACTCCAGGCAGTCAGATAGCCCGCCAGAGGGCTAATATACTCGTGGGCAAAGGTGGCAAAAGAACCGGTGGTGGGCTTAACATAAAGCATTTCGCCCATTGCCCGCATGATAAAAAAGATAAAGATACCCGCTATGGCATAAGCCAGCATAATAGAGGGACCTGTCCACTTTAGTGTACTGGACGAGCCCATGAACAGGCCAACACCAATGGTACCCCCCAGGGCAATCAGCTCAATATGCCTTGCCTCAAGCCCTCTTTTTAATTCCTTTTCTGACATTTTCTTTCCTCCCTGTTGCAATATCTGGTTAGTCAACAAGATTGATTTTAACATATCAATAATTCTTTTAATTAATAAAAATTATTCCAATAAAACTTTTTTGTTGCGGACAGAGAAACCATGATAACCCTTTGGGTTTTACGGCTTCTTAGTTACTTGAGTTCTCTTCAGGCATTAACTTTAAATCTCTCAACTAATACTTCAAGCTCCTCAGCCAACCCAGAAAGCGCTTCAGCTGACGAAGATACTTCCTCCATAGTAGCCGTTTGTTCTCCGGTGGATGCTGCCACGTTCTCTATACCAGCATTCATTTGCTCTATTGCAGATGCCACATCCTGTATCCGGCCTGTTAAACCTTGAACGGAACTTATGATTTGTCTGAAGTCCGACTTCACTTCTAACATAACAGAACTGCAATTTTTAACATCCTTTTCGTTATTAGTAATGTCCTTTACAACTAGGGTAACCTCATTTTGTATTGTATAAATTATTTTAGTGATTTCTCTGGTTGCATTGCTGACTGTTCAGCAAGCTTCTTAACCTCTTCGGCAACAACTGCAACCAGTTGATAATCAACCATAAAAAAGTCTACCGGCTTTGCAAAGAACTTGATATTTTACGGGAAATATATCCCAAGCGTCCTAAGAAGCTTGCTAAGCAAGAGAAAATAACAGGTCCTAACCAGCTTTGGCAAGTGGATATCAAATATGGCTATATTGCTGGTACCGGGCAATTTTTTGTTAACGCCGGAATGAAATTGACCCTAGTCAACCTCACCAAGGTAATGTATGTCTCCCCGTGATGCTAACAGAACATTTTCACACTCATTAATAGAATTACATTTCTCAAGCATATTCTCGGACACCACCTACTAGCCCAACCAATTGCATATCCAGTCCCTGGCGATTGATTACAAAATTGCCAGTTTCCACTTCCCGGATGTTTAAGCTAAACCTAAAAGGAAAGACCACCTGGGCAGCCGGAATCATCTCCAGGGGCAGATAATGATAACCAGACACCCGCAGCACCACCTCAGCCAGCCATAGCTTTAATGCTGTATTGGTTACTTCTTGTTTTTCCAATAAGGTGTACACATTACCCTTACCCAGCTCAATCAGTCCCCAGGCTTTCAGACTCATTAATACTGCCTTGGTTGCTACCTCCACCCGCCGTCTATCCCCATAGAGACCTTTCATTTTACGGCCTATTTGCACACTGGGCACTTCATTTTGCAACCCAAATAAATTACCCATTTCTGCGGCCACATCCTTAAAAAAGGGATAGGCCAGCAGAGTCATGCCATAATGAAGAACCCTGCGTTCTCGGTGGTCTAAAGTAGGCCACAGTTCCAAAGCTCTTTGGCGCAGGTTTTTTATTGCATCGGGTACCAAAAACCAGATCTTCATTAGGATCGTGATGGCGTTTTTTCTGGCTTTGGCCCCGCGAATATCGCCACTTAAATATTCATCTAATTTTTCGTACATCACTTTACGCTCAGTATTGTTAAATTCTCTGGCAATATAGTCCAGATGGTGTATTTTAATCTTTTGATCAAACCCCACTGGTTTTACCATTTTCTAACCTCGTCTTCATTTATTCTGTCTTGTTACATGAATGAAGGGAACGACAACTTCTTCCAGACTAATACCGCCGTGGCTGACTACCACCTCACCTGCTGGTAGAAAAGCTTCCCCACTTTTAGCCAGCAGGACATAGACATCCTCCGGCAGACCTGTTCCCGGCCAAGGAATGGCTGAGTGACTGGCAGCCGCCTTATCACGTAGCATTTTATCCCGATAAATCCTTACCCGTTCACCCCGGGTTTCGGCTAACACGCCTTCGGCAATACGGCCAATGCCCCGGCTTTCTTTGTTGCCATGATCGGAAGTGAGGTACACCGCAAAGCCCTTGTCCAATAACTCGTTCAAAAGGCCTGTTAAATAGCCACTCTCCAGCCAAAGCTTTAGCTCACCGTACATGCCTCGCTGCCCCTGGAGAGCGGTATGTACCAGATTATCAATGGTACCAATCACTAATCCAATCACCTTGATGGAAGGTTGCTGCAAGATGGCGTGGGATTGATACCCCCCCTCCCCCTGGCCAAAGCTTTTATGGTAGCCGGTATAGTTTTTAAACACGTCATGGTTTTCCCAAAAAAGTTTCCAGGCTGCTTCTTCTTTCCTGGTGGTGCCAAGTGTATGGGGAAAATACAACGGCATTTCGCCGGTAAACAGGGCCTGCCTGGAAATTGACGTGATGGTGGGCACCCAGGCGAACACACCCTGTTCGGTAAAAGCAAAGTTTTGGCCTTGCAAATACTTACGTATTTGCACCCACTGGACATAACTCATGCCATCCAAAACCACCAGTGCCACCCTTTGATGATGCCTGGAGGCTAAATAATGGGGCACCTGGTGCAGCATCACCGGCTTAGGCAAATAGGGCAGGTTTTGCAAACTACTGTAGTTCCTCATGAGCCAGGTCTCAAATATTGCATCCATCTCTGACTCCACGGCCTGTGCTTCCATCAGGATAGCATCCTTCTGGTTAAAACCAATGGACAAGATTAAATCCTTTACTTCCGCATATAGCGGCATCACCTGTAACCAATCCCGGTAATTGCCGATGCCTGGTAATTTTTCCTTGAGGTTGGCCACTAAACTTGACAGCCGATGTTTATCATCACTGGCAGGATCAATCACCAGTCCCACGTGGGTCCAACCAGGTAACTTTTGGCTGTTAAATCCCGCCACCGGTTTTAGGTATCCTTCAATAAACAGGTTATCCAGTAGACGATAGACATCCTCATGGTCAAAGGGATGCACCTTTTCCTGGCTGTAAAAGCCCCTGGGCTGGCCATTTTCCTTCCATCCAGCAGGCTGTTCTTGCAGGGTTTTGAGATACGCAACCCACTGGCTTTGTAAGGTTTGATAAAAAAAGGTGGCGGATTTAACCATCTCTGCCAGCGGTAGCTTGGTCAAATTCTTTTGTTTCTGTAACTGTTCAATAAGGTAAGATTCAATGATCTCCGGGTACTGTATTTGGCGATAATGTTTGGAAAGCAGGAATTTAATCAGCTCTGTCTCATCATCAATCAATTCATAGGCCACTTTATAAACCCGGTGCAGGATGAAAGCACAGGTTTCGGCAGTAGAAGTAGAGCCTTGATACTGTCCATAGACAGCATACAAGGCATCTAAATCTTGGGCCGTAAGTTGTTTTACTACCTGGGGTGACAATTTAGGGAAAATCGTTTGCAGTCGATAGGTTAACTGGCGCCCCATTTGCAGCAGATCATAAGGCAATTGCTCCAAGGGAACATCCCTTACCTGCACCAGTAGTTTTATATTTTTCTCTGCTATGGCCTGGCGATACCTGGATTCAAAAAGGTAACGAAAGGACACCGGGTCATTGTACTGGATGAATTCCACCTGTCTATCCTTTAAGGAAGACAAAAGAACTTCATCCAGCAGTAAATGATCCGGATCTGCTGCCAGGGAAAGGGCCGGCACTGGTTCTTGAAAGTCCAGCAGCACCACATCACGCCATGTACTCAAAGGGGTCACCTGTCTTTCCTTTAATACCAATAGTGTAGTTATTGGTTACTCTAGCTAAATTAATGTCATGGTTTCCAAATCTATAATTACTTTCGACCTTGTCAAAAAGTCCATCCCCAGGATTCCATTAATATCAAATCCATAATCCATGTCACCAATTTGGATCCTTAGATTGTCTAACTTCTTAGAACCCATCTGTATTTTATCAATGTGCTTCTCATAAACAAACTCGGTTCCACCCACACCCCGAATTCTTCTTATGACATCTAAAGGTTCTGGACCTAGCCCGAGTTGTACGGCAATTTCTGCGGCAATGATTGTGGATGCAGACCCAGTATCTACTAAAAAATTATCAAAATGCAAAGATCTACCTTTATGAGTAAGCAATACAGAAGTAAATGGAAGACCATATTTTAGCATGATGTTCATTTCTCAGCCCGCACCCCTGTCCACCGTTGTTCAATGATGTCTAATTCAGGGCGTGATGTATGAACCACATAAAATTCTCTTTCTCTATATTTACGGTGTAATTGCAGGTATTGTAATAAAGCCTGATTGTTATCATCATGATAATTGTTAACCACTGTTACCTGCCCAATGATTCTTTTGTTCCCTTCGGTGTGAGCTTCCATGGCCTCGATGATTACCCATTGGTTAGGATATATTTTTTTTACTTCCTCCCATAACATTTTTAACCCCTCCCCCAAAGGTGTTGTTTTTACACGGTCTTTCCTTACATTCCTAACCGGATTTGGGCGTTATCGTAATACATTAACAGTTTGTCATCCTCTTGCAGGATGCTTTCCGGTAGGCGCTGGCCGATGTCTACAATGGTTTGGTAATCCTTATCGCCCCAGGCCTTCTTAAAGCCGGCCCGGATGGCCTCAATACGGAATTGTTTTAGCTTTTTCTTGCTCTTCTTTATTTCTTCCATATAGGAGGCAAATTCCCGTAACAAGAATTTTTCGCGAAGCTTCTCTAGATCAACTGCTTTATTCGGGTCGGGCACATACCAACGATTCTTGGCTTTGGCTTGTAGCTTGGGATCTTCTTTGTCTAAATCCCGCATGTCTTTATAATTGGAACTAAGATAACTATGGATTTGGCTGGGCACCGGGCCAGTGCCGTCATACTTCAGGAAGTTTTGTTCCAGCAGTTCGTCCAATTCCGGCAGTTTTTCGTATTTAGCTATGTGCTGAATTTCTTTCATAAAGTTGGGGTGCAAATCCTGGCGGGTTTGGGGTTTAATCATCAGTTGTTGTCTAAGCCATTCAATGGCACTGTTTTCGTCTGAAACAAACAGGTTCATTTGGACGAATTCTTTGGCCAGGATGCGTTTTTTATCGTATTCCGCCACCTGGGTATCCAAAAACACCATGCCGTCCCGCATGGGGAAACGCTGGGTGATGCCCCTTTGGAATTCTGCCGAGGAAATAGGCACAGTTAAGCCGTTTTGGACATGGTAAGCCACCATACGGTCGAATAGTACACGTGGGGTACGCTCGACTATTATT from Desulfotomaculum nigrificans DSM 574 harbors:
- a CDS encoding response regulator transcription factor; translation: MNGTILIADDDHRIVKIVTHCLEQEGYRVVAAQDGEEAVRMAGALKPDLVILDIMMPKLDGLEACQKIKGAADVPIVILSAKDDLVDKIVGFKMGVDDYQTKPFSPAELALRVKAVLRRSKGVTDRKKGQEILNYPHVYIELATRQVRIWEQEISLTAKEFDLLWLMASHPNQVFSRLQLLEQIWESRYEGDEDTVTVHIRRLRRKIERNPAQPELIKTVWGVGYKFEAPKQ
- a CDS encoding YlbF family regulator; the protein is MAKIDAALDLCVELGKVLAQTDEYKNMKQAEANLLHNEEAQKLMEELQSLQMQIQRKKLAGLDLTEEDKKVMQETEQRALKNPLIKASFEAHEKFQGIMSLVSTKIREGIRGIDQPPADEDEE
- a CDS encoding YkgJ family cysteine cluster protein; this encodes MLQPVELYSALGKADQNNFFQELQKIYDSLPQTTCAGCATCCNWGSPPAFFIEYLNMYKYLRDNLKDKWTEFLEKSTEYYYLELVDPKQKCPFLNSDNKCSIYPVRPFTCRSFGLLSKEDFETGDRGLQQLAKKYWEDYGIKIADELVNSELPWCDKVVSDRGSYIPKVDLAGLAVQIAKLDYTFFPQELVDQEGTLLSYPAHLMNTVLGTGARARKIKVMKEFSDFGTKNLLSTFIEKARTFQF
- a CDS encoding VanW family protein, producing MKRHPLIILLMITGLLSLGLVYGQPAGNGSLTTPGVETEVKADDIYNQFKGMDKPYQGSLPWEENTKFKATIAKYNAKICMAAYKATLHDPLPGEEYNIALAADLLAGKVVQPGEIFSQNNTIGPYTEQRGYRAGPTYAGTQVTTTIGGGVCKIASLLYNVVTFSNMPVVMRSAHSMTVPYVPPGQDATVYYGVKDFRFLNDTGQPVVIWAQKVGHTLYMALYGSKVPPTVTWHHQVLKRTKYWTEYRQNYSLAPGEERVVMPGMEGLIVRSWVTIKNPDGQVITVPKGLSCYNASPCIIERGPRKVNRQ
- a CDS encoding EamA family transporter, producing MVLFLAFFGMLCWGIAPIFGKLGLYQVEPAAVLCLRTLMAATLVLGYLAGTKTFFQLGQIPLGLWFFIGAEAILATLVGDLAYFAALKYGNINNVTLIMSTSPLVTIILSAIFLGESITKFQLVGALMIVGGLICIGLEPG
- a CDS encoding flagellar brake domain-containing protein produces the protein MIEGRDVIRAKREVLLEASPQPAMPSVITGVEDNMFWVSLPKEGNQVLVLQEGQKIKIGVSLSRGFYQSETTVLALGKNKDQFYGLAIPKEFSESQERRFVRARHATNVLFKAGSLTAQTALVNFSAGGVMVYLVPQLTKILQSGHKITLTLNIDNLSFEQEVKLSWQKQYANIPFAGFEFVNISPQLQGVLAALSIKYTEGKL
- a CDS encoding DUF2512 family protein, producing the protein MRKVTTALIIKFVMTFAAAWIAVSLIAGNSWTWALLAGILGTVVNYIVGDRYILPNYGNIVASVADGILGAGLLLLMDLASAALRLNTTSILLFGLIVVVGEYFFHQYLITSGIVEGKKAGT
- a CDS encoding 4Fe-4S dicluster domain-containing protein, with amino-acid sequence MSEVAAKDNSVRKYDPEFTKRVYQMENGKWVKMCMQCGICPTTCALKEKMDLSPRRIIQLIRAGAKDEVLKANTMWLCTSCYTCACRCPRGVPMMDVMHDLRHLAVENGIKHNSQAMAEVYAKDVFKRGRIWEGGLTLNYGLKIGLGNFVKMALDMQDVGKGMMLHRRLPLLPPKGVKNPGKLREVLNRAAEIAKEGGH
- a CDS encoding nitroreductase family protein, with translation MTLTEVIQKRYSVRAYKPDPVPNDVLQQVLEAARLAPTAVNKQPFQFIVIHTQGKKEELKRIYRGDFFSEAPIVICACAIPAQAWSRMDKKNYAIVDTIIAMDHLILKATELGLGTCWVAAFNPAAVRDVLGLPEDVEPVVFTPLGYPADTPKAKIRKPLSELVRYEHW